The sequence TTGTATTGCAATTTACTGCATACAACATGAATGGCATTTctattttactaaaataataatcaaaagattcaaaacatgaaaatcCGTCGCAGAACATCCCACTAAAGGATTTCAAGTTAGGTTGGATTTTGTGGCTGCTACTTTGCTCACTTCGAAAGCATCGAAATTCAGGCCAGTTAGAGCAATGTCTAATTGTCGAGTACCAGTAGCACATGTGCACAAGCAAACAGTAATTCCAATATAAGAGATTGAATACTGCACTTGCAATGTAATTTCATATAATTATTATAGTTCAGAGACCCTAATTCTCCAATGGAACTAAAAGTGCTATACAGTATGCATAGTAAGTTAGTAACATTCTTTCCTTCAAAGTTTTCAAACGATGCATCATcgatttttccttcttttttaatttttgggaacTTATTCAATTATGCAGATTCTAGATATTTGGAAATGATAGCATATTGATACTTCTTAAATTTTTAAGAGGATAAATTTTATCTAAGAAACTAAGTATGcaatgaaaaattggaaaatattatTCTATTGTTAATTCTCAAAGCAAAGCCACTTAGAGGCATTGGGTGCTTATATTTTTAAGCAAAAGGCATTTGCAATACTCTGTTATAAGATCATTCAACTTTTTCATACAATTCTTTTGCAACATTTCCTATTGCATATTTGAAAGCTACAACCTCCAAATAAGAAAATCACTGCAGTGCAAGACATGTCAAGCATCCAGGCACACAACTTGTAACCACTGAAGTGAACTATGGCTACATGCAAGTAATGTGAATTTTGCTGATGTGACTCAAAGTGGATGGCTTATAGACTGTGTAACCTATGACTATATGCTAACGGAATGGGAAACATATTTTTTCTGCATGTGGAACCATAGGATACAGAACAGCAACATGCATAAGCAACCATGACTCTGAAaatcagtaattttttttaataacgtAGGGAATGAGTCTGCAAATCATGTTTCAGCTTGATTAAAgtagaaaaatatgaaaatgtgaTTATTGTTTGTATAACAACGATAATAAAAGATAAAGCACAAATGCTTGGTTGGTTTTTCCTCTACCTCTGGCCAGCCCTCAGAAAAGACATTAACCAAAAAATTCATGCATGCTTGGTTCTGTGCAAGCTAACTTTGACCGAGAGCAGCCAGCCAAACAAGGTTGACTCAATTTGTTATCTAATCAGGCGATGGCTGTGGTAAACTCATCTTCCAAGTAAGAATTGCCTAATGCAGAAATGCTTTAAACTGGTCCATTTATGGCATCCTTAGGTTCTATATTATTCACACTAACCAAAATTAACCAGTCAAACTCTGATTCAAAGTTTAAGTCTCTGGCAGTCTATAAAGAAGTtcttaattttgtgtttatgtAGCTAGAacttattcaaataaaaatttagattggATAATTTAGTAAAGGTTTAATATTTAACCGTATACCGGcatatcttttttgttttattaacattttttttttgatgcgattttattaacattttataGTACTTCTTGTCCACCATTTTGGACTCATAGACCAGTCCATTGGACTCGTATATTTAAAACGCTTCTTAAATTTGCAACTGTGGAAGTTCCATTCATTTCAGCGCATACCATTTTAAGCACACCCCAAAAACAAGctaattctaatttttaaaataataataataatacacacacacatacataattCCAAAGTCCTTATATCAATAAATGAAAGCAGATGTACTACAAACTTAGCTGAAGGGAGGGAGtatctagttaaaaaaaaaaaaaaaatcctctacTAGCCAAAATATTACAAGTTGTGATGGGCATACTTCTGAGTTTGATCCTtggtatttttgaaaataaaactcacactcacacactacagaaatgaatgaaaacaaGGATAACAAAAAGAACAAGGGTTTATTACAATCATGTACCTTAAATTATAAGGGCATTTGTAATTGTATCCTTATTCGCAACCAACAACCTAGTTCATGTTAATTTGCAATGTCCTCCTTCATGTCTAAATTAgtctcaaaattaaaaatttagtgGACAACTATCCTCAATCTCCAAAGAGCATTTGCAATGTATAACCTTAAAATGAGAGTATCTAATTCTATGCCTAACTTGAACTATATATATGATAGGATTTGAACCCATCAAGCCAAGATaccaataattttctttttggtataGGACCTATAGGTGGGATTCGATCTACCACCTTATTCGGCAAAAAAAtacttaaacttttttttttttttagattaccttaatttggattataataaaaaagagctGTAATAGTTACACATTGCATACaggatttcaattaaaattgtgaaattgtgtTTGAACAAACTGTAGCGTATAACAAGTTGTGTGCAAAATAATTAGCCTAAGTAAAGCAAACCCATAAGTTCCAGATTTGCCTCCTACTTACTACTTTTAGCAATACATTATGtgctttttaagtttaaataaataaaataaaacacaaagtaaacaaacccataaaaaataGCAACGAAACGACACATAATTGGGTCATTTTAAGGTGGGCCCagagaacaaaacaaaacataacatCATAAACAGGCAATTGCAAAAAAGCAGCGTAGAGAACGagacacaaaaaaaacaaagaaaacagaAGAGAAGACGTACTAGAAACGCGGTCGAAGACGTCAGCGGCGGACTCGCCTTCGGGAAAACGATAGAAGAAACGACCAAACTTCTCGCGCGTTCGTTTGATCGCTCTCATCCTCTCTTCCACCTGGAAGTTCCCGAAGTCTTGCTCTCGGATCCGACACTCTTCTCGGACCCCTATGATCCGTTTCTTCGTGAAGCTCCGACCCAGCTCCCGCAGCGTCGATCGGGTGCGGGCGTACGGGGACACGTAGAAGTACACGCGCCACGAGTTCGTGGAGGAGTTGCTGGAGATGAGGTGGCGGAGCCGGGCCCCGGCGTCTTGGGCCTGGGCCAGGCCCACGTCGGTGAGCGGGATTTGGTGGTCCGGGGTGGTACCGTAGGCCGAATAGTCTAAATTGCCCTTTGACTCGCCGTGGCGCATTATGATTATGCGCTTTGGGAGCACTGACAATTTTGAATGGTTTGGATtttgatgcatttttttttaaactgtttTGTGTGGGAATAAACGAAAAATGTGGTATATGGGTTTTGAaggatttttgttgtttttgtttctgtttctttaaagtgttttttctctcaatttataTAGGATTTCCTTTGTGTCTAATCTGGCTTTTATTGTTTCACACTAtaacaggtttttttttttttttctttcaaaacttGATGATGGAGCAAGTTGTGTTTATTACTGTTGGGTCAGAAAATATTAGGATAGATCTGTCATGCGTGTGGTCATCAAAAATATCCGTCTGTATACTGTATAAAGTGTTTgttttaaaatcaattacaCCACCTATACGGCTATACCGCTTTTTCTTGTCGGACAATTCACCCAGTTGACAAATTTCACGCTTCTTTTTACAATGGCTGATTAATTCCACGCCTGATATAAGAGGAAAGTATTGGTCAAGTTGCACTAAAACCGTGTTATATCGTGACGAGTCTAGTACAAATCAATGAATTCATCCTTTGACTCAAGTTAAGtcctaaaatattttacaacattttttactaattattaATGCAATAAGTatttattagtaagtaaaaaaatgatgttaagtGAGgcaaatgaaaactaataaaattaacaatttgtaaaaatattgtaaaataattatcattactcaaatataaataaatgccTGTTTGcaacaacttaattttttttttttttgtttatagattttttaatgaataaaagaCTTTATTGACAAAGAGAGagaactaaacaaaaaaggCATGGTCTGTTTGGTTGTATTGTTTAAATTTCTTTGTTTAAACAACACGTATTTCTGCAATATgtaaacattattaaaataatattatgaaacTGAGTCCTAAAATTTCCTTAACAATCACAGTTacaaccatggttttaaaaaccgaaccgtaaataaaaccgttttttttttcaaaattttcggtTTTGACTGGTTTTTCCCCGTTATTAACCGGTTTTGAGACATATAACCGGACCGGACTGCACCGGTTTTTCCGGTTGAACCggtcggaccggccggtccggtccggtttttaaaacagtgGTTACAACAGTAGGAGGGTAATGACGAAGaccaaaaatatcaaaataaaaataactacaAGACCATTTGGCTATTTTATGTGTCGGTAAATTTGTCTCCCGATGAACCCAGCTAAAGAATATCAAACCAATATCAACAATAGTACTAGGCACCAAAGTGGAAGTTTCTATTGTTTGTTTTACTGTTGTGTTAAGATGGAGGTTGTTTTGTATATTTCTTAGCAACTAGCATTAAAAATGTAAAGGTGAGAATTAGGGGTGTGTATGGGTC comes from Castanea sativa cultivar Marrone di Chiusa Pesio chromosome 3, ASM4071231v1 and encodes:
- the LOC142626661 gene encoding phosphoglycerate mutase-like protein AT74 is translated as MHQNPNHSKLSVLPKRIIIMRHGESKGNLDYSAYGTTPDHQIPLTDVGLAQAQDAGARLRHLISSNSSTNSWRVYFYVSPYARTRSTLRELGRSFTKKRIIGVREECRIREQDFGNFQVEERMRAIKRTREKFGRFFYRFPEGESAADVFDRVSSFLESLWRDIDMKRLHHDPSHDLNLIIISHGLTARVFLMKWFKWTVEQFERLNNLGNCEFRVIELGNGGEYSLAIHHTEEEMQEWGLDKDMIADQKWRINAHRGEWNENCPWYLDSFFDHLDDSDDNEDSDDESPSESSSICA